In the genome of Cupriavidus malaysiensis, one region contains:
- a CDS encoding AMP-binding protein produces the protein MHPYVHAQRSPEKPAVIMSSGATVTYRELDERSNQVARLLRDLGLRPGDRVAFLMENHPRLFELCWGAQRSGIIYVCISTRLTAAEAAYIVQDSGAQLLVTTHAQAATARELATRLPGLRALLMMDGTIDGYDAYETTLAQYPAWRIEDETTGGDMLYSSGTTGRPKGVFSPPADPRIDAPTSLVELCRGRYGFSADSRYLSPAPLYHAAPLRYNLAVQALGGTSVVMDHFDAEQYLQLVQAHRITHTQLVPTMFSRMLKLPQAARERYDLSSLRFAVHAAAPCPVQVKEQMIGWWGPIIWEYYAGTEGNGSTSVDSQEWMARKGTVGRASIGTLRICDDGGEVLPPGEPGIIYFADGRSFQYHNDPDKTAQARHPHQAGWTTLGDIGYLDADGYLFLTDRQANMIISGGVNIYPQEAENLLMTHPKVLDVAVIGVPNDDFGEEVKAVVQPLDMAQAGPALAEELVAFCRAQLSAIKCPRSVDFVPELPRLPTGKLLKRLLRDRYWEGRGSKLV, from the coding sequence ATGCATCCGTATGTCCATGCGCAGCGCAGCCCGGAGAAACCGGCGGTGATCATGTCGTCCGGCGCCACCGTCACCTACCGGGAGCTCGACGAACGTTCCAACCAGGTGGCCCGGCTGTTGCGCGACCTCGGGCTGCGCCCGGGCGACCGCGTGGCGTTCCTGATGGAGAACCACCCGCGCCTGTTCGAACTGTGCTGGGGCGCGCAGCGTTCGGGCATCATCTACGTCTGCATCAGCACGCGCCTGACCGCCGCCGAGGCCGCCTACATCGTGCAGGACAGCGGGGCGCAGCTGCTGGTGACCACCCATGCCCAGGCCGCCACCGCGCGCGAGCTCGCCACGCGCCTGCCCGGCCTGCGCGCGCTGCTGATGATGGACGGCACCATCGACGGCTACGATGCCTACGAGACCACGCTGGCACAGTACCCGGCCTGGCGCATCGAGGACGAGACCACCGGCGGCGACATGCTCTATTCGTCCGGCACCACGGGCCGGCCCAAGGGCGTGTTCTCGCCGCCCGCCGATCCCCGCATCGATGCCCCGACCTCGCTGGTCGAGCTGTGCCGCGGCCGCTACGGCTTCAGCGCCGACTCGCGCTACCTGTCGCCGGCGCCGCTGTACCATGCGGCGCCGCTGCGCTACAACCTGGCGGTGCAGGCGCTGGGCGGCACCTCGGTGGTGATGGATCATTTCGATGCCGAGCAGTACCTGCAGCTGGTGCAGGCGCACCGCATCACCCACACCCAGCTGGTACCGACCATGTTCTCGCGGATGCTGAAGCTGCCGCAGGCGGCGCGCGAGCGCTACGACCTGTCCTCGCTGCGCTTCGCCGTGCATGCCGCCGCGCCGTGCCCGGTGCAGGTCAAGGAGCAGATGATCGGCTGGTGGGGTCCGATCATCTGGGAGTACTACGCCGGCACCGAAGGCAACGGCTCGACCTCGGTCGACTCGCAGGAGTGGATGGCACGCAAGGGCACCGTGGGTCGCGCGTCGATCGGCACGCTGCGCATCTGCGACGACGGCGGCGAGGTGCTGCCGCCCGGCGAGCCGGGCATCATCTACTTCGCCGACGGGCGCAGCTTCCAGTACCACAACGACCCGGACAAGACCGCGCAGGCGCGCCATCCGCACCAGGCCGGCTGGACCACGCTGGGCGACATCGGCTACCTCGACGCGGACGGCTACCTGTTCCTGACCGACCGCCAGGCCAATATGATCATCTCCGGCGGGGTCAATATCTACCCGCAGGAAGCGGAGAACCTGCTGATGACCCACCCCAAGGTGCTGGACGTCGCGGTCATCGGCGTGCCCAACGACGATTTCGGCGAGGAGGTCAAGGCGGTGGTGCAGCCGCTCGACATGGCGCAGGCCGGCCCGGCCCTGGCCGAGGAGCTGGTGGCCTTCTGCCGCGCGCAGCTGTCCGCCATCAAGTGCCCGCGTTCGGTGGACTTCGTGCCGGAACTGCCGCGCCTGCCCACCGGCAAGCTGCTCAAGCGCCTGCTGCGCGACCGCTACTGGGAGGGGCGCGGCAGCAAGCTGGTGTGA
- a CDS encoding LuxR C-terminal-related transcriptional regulator has protein sequence MASSEETSGRTAPDRSGAALLAKLRPPVPSPYQVQRERICESVCAADFVKLVLVRAPAGFGKTTAMLQCRARLEAGGVPTAWLTLDRADNDVGRFLASLEAAFDQMRRAAGRPRARTAAGRSAGERALALIDRMAGLGGKDGRFALFLDDFEAIQDPAVTDLLWQLVEALPHGARLVLGSRWVPQRGLGRLRARGELLEIEPAELRFTAAESAAFLVRARGLALPAAAVNSLHRRTEGWATALWLASVALERRPHPEAFIAGFSGTDAAIADYLLEDVFLHLPQAVRGFLLRTAVLDELSAPLCDALRAAAGEARDSAEILAWLERANLFLIPLDGAREAAGGPAAVAGGPARWYRYHSLFSDFLRAQPAAAGPDQLPAMHLAASQWFATQGRPVPAIEHALAAGDSGRALPLLRDNVDDLLAQGRMRLLARWLGSVPAGGLAAWPKLQIAQVWAVSFTRGPSDAIALLQAIDPGACEPEVQAHVRALRHMLLHMMDRFDEARAASRDDPLPLPMGYPFPDSILATSMARLAAVRGDYREARRLLALARQAVHGSDSNFNKIFSESVEGLIDLRQGRLQQALARFRVAASTMLPNRYGPTNGNAMACLLLAEALYESNHCERAERLLNVYVPLARDLGLPDQIISGHIVLARIAFERGEADQAYQWLAGLEHLGHHRSLPRLVQSALLERGRLALLQGNRHAAADALQRASDPDLWKTRAGVTSFANDVENVALAQLRLDLANGPAPAAREAITRELAAARRGELMRRALKLRVLQAVAWEREGDEARAREAMAETVRFCATEGFVRIVADEGAVARRLAAQAVQDAGDTLPAAYAQRLLQACAPERSAEQAAAPQAAPTRAALPEPLTPKEEKVLHLLAEGFSNVAMAERLFVSETTVRTHLRNISAKLRASNRTQAVAIARQLGLL, from the coding sequence ATGGCGAGTAGCGAGGAGACCAGTGGGCGCACGGCCCCGGACAGGAGTGGCGCAGCATTGCTGGCGAAGCTCCGTCCGCCCGTGCCGAGTCCATACCAGGTGCAGCGCGAGCGGATCTGCGAGTCCGTATGCGCGGCCGACTTCGTCAAGCTGGTGCTGGTGCGGGCACCGGCCGGCTTCGGCAAGACCACGGCGATGCTGCAGTGCAGGGCGCGCCTGGAGGCGGGCGGGGTGCCCACCGCCTGGCTGACGCTCGATCGTGCCGACAACGACGTCGGCAGGTTCCTCGCCTCGCTCGAGGCCGCCTTCGACCAGATGCGGCGCGCCGCCGGCCGGCCGCGCGCGCGGACCGCCGCCGGGCGTTCGGCCGGCGAGCGCGCACTGGCCCTGATCGACCGCATGGCGGGGCTGGGCGGGAAGGATGGCCGTTTCGCATTGTTCCTGGACGACTTCGAGGCGATCCAGGATCCGGCCGTGACCGACCTGCTGTGGCAGCTGGTGGAAGCGCTGCCCCACGGCGCGCGCCTGGTGCTCGGCAGCCGCTGGGTGCCGCAGCGCGGCCTGGGGCGGCTGCGCGCGCGCGGCGAACTGCTGGAGATCGAACCGGCCGAGCTGCGCTTCACCGCCGCGGAAAGCGCCGCCTTCCTGGTGCGGGCGCGCGGCCTGGCGCTGCCGGCCGCGGCGGTGAACAGCCTGCACCGGCGCACCGAAGGCTGGGCCACGGCACTGTGGCTGGCCTCGGTGGCGCTGGAGCGGCGCCCGCACCCGGAGGCCTTCATCGCCGGCTTCTCGGGTACCGACGCGGCCATCGCCGACTACCTGCTCGAAGACGTCTTCCTGCACCTGCCGCAGGCGGTGCGCGGCTTCCTGTTGCGCACGGCCGTCCTCGACGAGCTGAGTGCGCCGCTGTGCGATGCGCTGCGCGCGGCCGCCGGGGAGGCGCGAGACAGCGCCGAGATCCTGGCCTGGCTGGAGCGCGCCAACCTGTTCCTGATCCCGCTCGACGGTGCCCGCGAGGCAGCCGGCGGCCCTGCCGCCGTCGCGGGCGGACCCGCGCGCTGGTACCGCTACCACAGCCTGTTCTCGGATTTCCTGCGCGCGCAGCCGGCCGCTGCCGGGCCGGACCAGCTGCCGGCGATGCATCTGGCGGCTTCGCAATGGTTCGCCACGCAGGGCCGGCCGGTGCCCGCCATCGAGCATGCGCTGGCCGCCGGCGACAGCGGCCGCGCGCTGCCGCTGCTGCGCGACAATGTCGACGACCTGCTGGCGCAGGGCCGCATGCGCCTGCTGGCGCGCTGGCTGGGCTCGGTGCCAGCCGGCGGGCTGGCCGCATGGCCCAAGCTGCAGATCGCGCAGGTGTGGGCGGTGTCCTTCACGCGGGGGCCGTCCGATGCCATCGCGCTGCTGCAGGCCATCGACCCGGGCGCGTGCGAGCCCGAGGTGCAAGCCCACGTGCGCGCGCTGCGCCATATGCTGCTGCACATGATGGACCGCTTCGACGAGGCGCGCGCCGCCAGCCGCGACGATCCGCTGCCCCTGCCGATGGGCTATCCGTTCCCCGATTCCATCCTGGCCACCTCCATGGCACGGCTGGCCGCGGTCAGGGGCGACTACCGCGAGGCACGCCGCCTGCTGGCGCTGGCCCGCCAGGCGGTGCATGGTTCGGACAGCAACTTCAACAAGATCTTCTCGGAGTCGGTGGAGGGCCTGATCGACCTGCGGCAAGGGCGCCTGCAACAGGCGCTGGCGCGCTTCCGCGTGGCCGCCAGCACCATGCTGCCCAACCGCTACGGACCGACCAACGGCAATGCCATGGCCTGCCTGCTGCTGGCCGAGGCGCTTTACGAAAGCAACCACTGCGAGCGCGCCGAGCGCCTGCTCAACGTCTATGTGCCGCTGGCGCGCGACCTGGGCCTGCCCGATCAGATCATCTCCGGCCATATCGTGCTGGCGCGCATCGCCTTCGAGCGCGGCGAGGCCGACCAGGCCTACCAGTGGCTCGCCGGCCTGGAGCATCTCGGCCATCATCGCAGCCTGCCGCGCCTGGTGCAGAGCGCCTTGCTGGAGCGCGGCCGGCTGGCCCTGCTGCAAGGCAACCGGCATGCGGCGGCCGATGCGCTGCAGCGCGCCAGCGATCCGGACCTGTGGAAGACGCGCGCCGGCGTGACTTCATTCGCCAACGACGTGGAGAATGTCGCGCTGGCGCAGTTGCGCCTGGATCTCGCCAACGGGCCAGCGCCGGCCGCGCGCGAGGCCATCACGCGCGAGCTCGCCGCGGCCCGCCGCGGCGAGCTGATGCGGCGCGCGCTGAAGCTGCGCGTGCTGCAGGCCGTGGCGTGGGAGCGCGAGGGCGACGAGGCCAGGGCGCGCGAGGCGATGGCGGAGACGGTGCGCTTCTGTGCCACCGAAGGCTTCGTGCGCATCGTCGCCGACGAAGGCGCGGTGGCACGGCGTCTCGCCGCGCAGGCGGTGCAGGACGCCGGCGACACCTTGCCCGCCGCTTATGCCCAGCGCCTGCTGCAGGCCTGCGCGCCGGAGCGGTCCGCTGAGCAGGCGGCAGCCCCGCAGGCGGCGCCCACGCGTGCGGCGCTGCCCGAGCCGCTGACCCCCAAGGAGGAGAAGGTGCTGCACCTGCTTGCCGAGGGCTTCTCCAACGTGGCCATGGCCGAGCGCCTGTTCGTGTCCGAGACCACGGTGCGCACCCACCTGCGCAATATCAGCGCCAAGCTGCGCGCCAGCAACCGCACCCAGGCCGTGGCGATCGCGCGGCAGCTAGGGTTGCTGTAG
- a CDS encoding nitroreductase family protein: MRVSEAVDSRKSVRDFLPTPVDPALIRRVLDSAARAPSGGNLQPWHVHVVGGESLDRLKGLMRERVAAAPGGERREYDIYPPELVSPYRERRFEVGEDMYRCLGIAREDKRGRLAQFGRNFEFFGAPLALFCSVDRRMGPPQWSDLGMYLQTVMLLLREAGLHSCAQECWAIYPETLAGFLALPPERMLFTGMSIGYENEAAPVNRLRAARAPLQEFAEFLGI, encoded by the coding sequence ATGCGTGTCAGCGAAGCGGTGGACAGCCGCAAATCGGTGCGGGACTTCCTGCCCACCCCGGTCGATCCGGCCCTGATCCGGCGCGTGCTCGACAGCGCCGCCCGCGCGCCCTCGGGCGGCAACCTCCAGCCCTGGCACGTCCACGTGGTGGGCGGCGAGTCGCTCGACCGGCTCAAGGGCCTCATGCGCGAGCGCGTGGCGGCAGCGCCGGGCGGCGAACGGCGCGAGTACGACATCTACCCGCCCGAGCTGGTTTCGCCCTACCGCGAGCGCCGCTTCGAGGTGGGCGAGGACATGTACCGCTGCCTCGGCATCGCGCGCGAGGACAAGCGCGGCCGGCTGGCGCAGTTCGGCCGCAATTTCGAGTTCTTCGGCGCGCCGCTGGCGCTGTTCTGCAGCGTGGACCGCCGCATGGGGCCGCCGCAATGGTCCGACCTGGGCATGTACCTGCAGACCGTGATGCTGCTGTTGCGCGAGGCGGGCCTGCACAGCTGCGCGCAGGAATGCTGGGCGATCTATCCGGAGACCCTCGCCGGCTTCCTCGCACTGCCGCCGGAGCGCATGCTGTTCACCGGTATGTCGATCGGCTACGAGAACGAAGCCGCGCCGGTCAACCGCCTGCGCGCCGCGCGCGCGCCGCTGCAGGAGTTCGCCGAGTTCCTCGGCATCTGA
- a CDS encoding crotonase/enoyl-CoA hydratase family protein, whose amino-acid sequence MPDASPPNFETLQYAVEDGIATLTLNRPDRLNAFTPQMMHELIAAFDATDADDAVRAVIVTGAGRAFCAGADLAAGGSTFDFEKRYGATPANTAHRDGGGRVSLRIFRSLKPVISAVNGAAVGVGVTMQLPMDIRLASTEAKFGFVFARRGITPEAASSWFLSRVVGISTALEWCYTGRVFSAQEALERGLVRSLHAPEDLLPAARALAREIADNAAPVSVAISRQLIWRMAGASHPMEAHKLDSRAIQSRGRSADVKEGVDAFLEKRQAAFPERVSHDMPDFFDWTGEPPFA is encoded by the coding sequence ATGCCAGACGCCAGCCCCCCGAACTTCGAAACCCTGCAGTATGCCGTCGAGGACGGCATCGCCACCCTCACGCTGAACCGCCCGGACCGGCTCAATGCCTTCACGCCGCAGATGATGCACGAGCTGATCGCCGCGTTCGACGCCACCGATGCCGACGACGCCGTGCGCGCGGTCATCGTCACCGGTGCCGGGCGCGCCTTCTGTGCCGGCGCGGACCTCGCCGCCGGCGGCTCCACCTTCGATTTCGAGAAGCGCTATGGCGCCACGCCTGCCAATACCGCGCACCGCGACGGCGGCGGCCGCGTCTCGCTGCGCATCTTCCGCAGCCTCAAGCCGGTGATCAGCGCGGTCAACGGCGCCGCGGTCGGCGTGGGCGTGACCATGCAACTGCCGATGGACATCCGCCTGGCCTCGACCGAAGCCAAGTTCGGCTTCGTGTTCGCGCGCCGCGGCATCACTCCCGAAGCCGCCTCCTCCTGGTTCCTGTCGCGCGTGGTCGGCATCTCCACCGCGCTGGAGTGGTGCTACACCGGGCGGGTCTTCAGCGCGCAGGAAGCGCTGGAGCGCGGCCTGGTGCGCTCGCTGCATGCGCCCGAAGACCTGCTGCCGGCCGCGCGCGCGCTCGCACGCGAGATCGCCGACAACGCCGCGCCGGTCTCGGTGGCCATCTCGCGCCAGCTGATCTGGCGCATGGCGGGCGCCAGCCACCCGATGGAAGCGCACAAGCTGGACAGCCGCGCCATCCAGTCGCGCGGGCGTTCGGCCGACGTCAAGGAAGGCGTGGATGCCTTCCTCGAGAAGCGCCAGGCCGCGTTCCCCGAGCGCGTCTCGCACGACATGCCGGACTTCTTCGACTGGACCGGCGAGCCGCCCTTCGCCTGA
- a CDS encoding NAD(P)H-dependent flavin oxidoreductase has translation MKTRITELLGIRYPIIQGGMQWVGYAEMAAAVSNAGGLGVLTALTQPTPEALADEIRRCREMTDQPFGVNLTLLPSINPPPYARYLDVIIDSGIKVLETAGNNPKEHIARAKAAGIKVIHKCVAVRHALSAERLGVDAVSIDGFECAGHPGEDDVPGLVLIPLAARRLGIPVIASGGIADGRGMAAALVLGAEGVNMGTRFCATREAPIHDHIKQALVDSSERDTKLIFRTLHNTARVLKNAISEEVVAIERRPGGAQFEEVRHLVAGARGKAALQAGNVHDGIVSAGQCVGLIEDVPTCAELIERMVAECRERLGAASQYFAA, from the coding sequence ATGAAAACGCGCATCACCGAGCTGCTGGGCATCCGCTATCCGATCATCCAGGGCGGCATGCAATGGGTCGGCTACGCCGAGATGGCCGCGGCCGTCTCCAATGCCGGCGGCCTCGGCGTCCTGACCGCACTGACCCAGCCGACGCCGGAGGCGCTGGCCGACGAGATCCGCCGCTGCCGCGAGATGACCGACCAGCCCTTCGGCGTCAACCTGACGCTGCTGCCGTCGATCAACCCGCCGCCGTACGCGCGCTACCTCGACGTCATCATCGACAGCGGCATCAAGGTGCTGGAGACCGCCGGCAACAATCCCAAGGAGCATATCGCGCGCGCCAAGGCGGCCGGCATCAAGGTCATCCACAAGTGCGTGGCGGTGCGCCACGCGCTGTCGGCCGAGCGCCTGGGCGTCGATGCCGTGTCGATCGACGGCTTCGAGTGCGCCGGCCATCCCGGCGAGGACGATGTGCCGGGCCTGGTGCTGATCCCGCTGGCGGCCCGGCGGCTGGGCATCCCGGTGATCGCCTCGGGCGGCATCGCCGACGGGCGCGGAATGGCTGCCGCCCTGGTACTGGGCGCCGAGGGCGTGAACATGGGCACGCGCTTCTGCGCCACGCGCGAGGCGCCTATCCACGACCACATCAAGCAGGCCCTGGTCGACTCAAGCGAGCGTGACACCAAGCTGATCTTCCGCACCCTGCACAACACCGCACGCGTGCTGAAGAACGCCATCTCGGAAGAGGTGGTGGCGATCGAGCGCCGTCCCGGCGGCGCCCAGTTCGAGGAAGTGCGCCACCTGGTGGCGGGCGCGCGCGGCAAGGCCGCGCTGCAGGCCGGCAACGTACACGACGGCATCGTCAGCGCCGGACAGTGCGTGGGCCTGATCGAAGACGTGCCGACCTGCGCCGAGCTGATCGAGCGCATGGTCGCGGAGTGCCGCGAACGCCTCGGCGCGGCCTCGCAGTACTTCGCCGCCTGA
- a CDS encoding PaaI family thioesterase, protein MGGDSTDGRALAAVAADGAPADDPPEGFVALRGTSGFLANFGQLYVHPARRAVGIRIGPQHLNPLGIPHGGMLATLADTAIGMMMSLETGSKRPTAVTANLSLDFFDSARVGDWVEAHVSFDKLGNRLRFGSCRLLAGERCLLRATAIFSVLQPRT, encoded by the coding sequence ATGGGCGGCGATAGCACCGACGGCCGCGCGCTGGCCGCCGTAGCGGCCGACGGGGCGCCGGCGGACGATCCGCCGGAAGGCTTCGTCGCCTTGCGCGGCACCAGCGGTTTCCTGGCCAACTTCGGCCAGCTCTACGTGCATCCGGCCAGGCGCGCGGTCGGCATCCGCATCGGGCCGCAGCACCTGAACCCGCTCGGCATTCCGCACGGGGGCATGCTGGCCACGCTGGCCGACACCGCGATCGGCATGATGATGTCGCTGGAGACAGGCAGCAAGCGTCCCACCGCGGTGACGGCCAACCTGAGCCTGGACTTCTTCGACTCGGCGCGGGTCGGCGACTGGGTCGAGGCGCACGTGAGCTTCGACAAGCTCGGCAACCGGCTGCGCTTCGGCAGCTGCCGGCTGCTGGCCGGCGAGCGCTGCCTGCTGCGCGCGACGGCGATCTTTTCCGTGCTGCAGCCGCGCACCTAG
- a CDS encoding acetyl-CoA C-acetyltransferase, producing MAEAYIVAAVRTAGGRKGGKLSGWHPADLAAQVLDALVERTGADPALIEDVIMGCVGQAGEQSGNIARNAVLASRLPESVPGTSVDRQCGSSQQALHFAAQAVMSGTMDIVIAAGVESMTRVPMGLPSTLPAQNGFGSSMSPNMQQRYPGVKFSQFTGAEMMARKYELQRADLDRYALQSHQRAIAATQAGVFAAEIVPVAVRLPDGSTNGELHTVDEGIRFDATLESIGSVKLIAEGGRVTAATASQICDGAAGLMVVNEAGLKKLGVKPLARVHHMTMLGHDPVIMLEAPVPATLHALKRAGMKIDEIDLFEVNEAFAPVPLAWLKTTGADPDRLNVNGGAIALGHPLGGSGAKLMTTLVHALHQRGKRYGLQTMCEGGGMANVTIVERL from the coding sequence ATGGCAGAGGCATACATCGTTGCCGCGGTGCGCACCGCGGGAGGACGCAAGGGCGGCAAGCTGTCCGGCTGGCATCCGGCCGACCTGGCGGCGCAGGTGCTGGACGCGCTGGTCGAGCGCACCGGCGCCGACCCGGCCTTGATCGAGGACGTGATCATGGGCTGCGTCGGCCAGGCCGGCGAGCAGTCGGGCAATATCGCGCGCAATGCGGTGCTGGCCTCGCGCCTGCCGGAGAGCGTGCCCGGCACTTCGGTGGACCGCCAGTGCGGCTCCTCCCAGCAGGCCCTGCACTTCGCCGCGCAGGCGGTGATGTCGGGCACCATGGACATCGTCATCGCCGCCGGCGTGGAGAGCATGACGCGCGTGCCGATGGGGCTGCCGTCGACGCTGCCGGCGCAGAACGGCTTCGGCAGCTCGATGAGCCCCAACATGCAGCAGCGCTATCCCGGCGTGAAGTTCAGCCAGTTCACCGGCGCCGAGATGATGGCGCGCAAGTATGAGCTGCAGCGCGCGGACCTGGACCGCTATGCGCTGCAGAGCCACCAGCGCGCCATCGCCGCCACCCAGGCCGGTGTGTTCGCCGCGGAGATCGTGCCGGTGGCCGTGCGCCTGCCCGACGGCAGCACCAACGGCGAGCTGCATACCGTGGACGAGGGCATCCGCTTCGATGCGACGCTGGAGTCGATCGGCAGCGTCAAGCTGATCGCCGAAGGCGGGCGCGTCACCGCCGCCACCGCCAGCCAGATCTGCGACGGCGCGGCCGGCCTGATGGTGGTCAACGAAGCGGGCCTGAAGAAGCTGGGCGTCAAGCCACTGGCGCGCGTGCATCACATGACCATGCTGGGCCACGACCCGGTCATCATGCTGGAGGCGCCGGTGCCGGCCACGCTGCACGCGCTCAAGCGCGCCGGCATGAAGATCGACGAGATCGACCTGTTCGAGGTCAACGAGGCCTTCGCCCCGGTGCCGCTGGCCTGGCTCAAGACCACCGGCGCCGATCCGGACCGGCTCAACGTCAACGGCGGCGCGATCGCCCTGGGCCATCCGCTGGGCGGCTCGGGCGCCAAGCTGATGACCACGCTGGTGCACGCGCTGCACCAGCGCGGCAAGCGCTACGGCCTGCAGACCATGTGCGAGGGCGGCGGCATGGCCAACGTGACCATCGTCGAGCGGCTGTGA
- a CDS encoding histidine phosphatase family protein, whose protein sequence is MATLFLVRHGQASFGAANYDCLSATGRQQARWLGEYFRTRGLAFSRVFAGTLVRQQDTASEILAGLGGPGATVQTHAGLDEYDGEALYRSYTGGGDHRAHQNGDYNDYWRTFRAAYQAWTEDKLSDMPESWADFGRRIRAGLQQSLEGATRDDNILVVSSGGAIGRATADLLGAPAQTAIELNLQFRNTAFCEIIAGRSAQRLLSFNNLPHLDQPERREAITFA, encoded by the coding sequence ATGGCTACGCTTTTCCTGGTGCGACATGGTCAGGCCTCCTTCGGCGCGGCCAACTACGACTGCCTCTCGGCCACCGGCCGGCAACAAGCCCGCTGGCTGGGCGAATACTTCCGCACGCGCGGCCTCGCCTTCAGCCGCGTCTTCGCCGGCACCCTGGTGCGCCAGCAGGACACCGCCAGCGAGATCCTGGCCGGCCTGGGCGGCCCCGGCGCCACGGTGCAGACCCACGCCGGGCTGGACGAATACGATGGCGAGGCGCTGTACCGCAGCTACACCGGCGGCGGCGACCATCGCGCCCACCAGAACGGCGACTACAACGACTACTGGCGCACCTTCCGCGCCGCCTACCAGGCCTGGACCGAAGACAAGCTGAGCGACATGCCGGAGTCCTGGGCCGACTTCGGCCGCCGCATCCGCGCCGGGCTGCAACAGTCCCTGGAAGGCGCCACGCGCGACGACAACATCCTCGTGGTCAGCTCCGGCGGCGCCATCGGCCGCGCCACCGCCGACCTGCTCGGCGCGCCCGCGCAGACCGCCATCGAACTGAACCTGCAGTTCCGCAATACGGCCTTCTGCGAGATCATCGCCGGCCGCTCGGCCCAGCGCCTGCTCAGCTTCAACAACCTGCCCCACCTCGACCAGCCCGAGCGGCGCGAGGCCATCACCTTCGCCTGA
- a CDS encoding TetR/AcrR family transcriptional regulator, giving the protein MHTSPARSASGGSAFPTVATPTILQPPRQRRARETEQALLSAGRDLLAQRDFAAVSVAQIAAACEVSVGAFYGRFRDKMAFFEALRALVMEETAASVARYLSQERWIEVSTREMVDKTMRFLVRGVQANRGVIRASLKHASTRPEEWLPHRESGEDVVCRMVELLVPRLPYAADQAELRVRFALQAVFSVLVNAVINDPGPLQLDDERLPAELSGMVTRYLDLPA; this is encoded by the coding sequence ATGCACACCTCACCCGCGCGCAGCGCGTCAGGCGGGTCCGCCTTCCCGACCGTTGCCACGCCGACCATCCTGCAGCCGCCGCGCCAGCGGCGCGCCCGCGAGACCGAACAGGCCCTGCTGAGCGCCGGCCGCGACCTGCTGGCCCAGCGCGATTTCGCCGCCGTCTCGGTGGCGCAGATCGCCGCCGCCTGCGAAGTCTCGGTAGGTGCCTTCTATGGCCGCTTCCGCGACAAGATGGCCTTCTTCGAGGCCCTGCGCGCCCTGGTCATGGAGGAAACCGCCGCTTCGGTAGCGCGCTACCTGAGCCAGGAACGCTGGATCGAGGTCTCCACCCGCGAGATGGTGGACAAGACCATGCGCTTCCTGGTGCGCGGCGTGCAGGCCAACCGCGGCGTGATCCGCGCTTCGCTCAAGCATGCCTCCACCCGCCCGGAAGAATGGTTGCCGCACCGCGAGAGCGGCGAGGACGTGGTGTGCCGCATGGTGGAACTGCTGGTACCCCGCCTGCCCTACGCCGCGGACCAGGCAGAGCTGCGCGTGCGTTTCGCCCTGCAGGCCGTCTTCAGCGTGCTGGTCAATGCCGTGATCAACGATCCCGGCCCGCTCCAGCTCGACGACGAGCGCCTGCCCGCCGAACTGAGCGGCATGGTGACGCGCTATCTCGACCTGCCCGCCTGA
- a CDS encoding IclR family transcriptional regulator produces the protein MNTPVEQFIAERRLEDPSFGGLLAKGFALLRCFIDEPQPLGNGELAQRLQLPRATVSRICRTLFELGYLDWDPKLDKYFVSAQVLALGYPYLAGLQVRHLARPLMQALADRVEGAVSMGVAHRLDVTYLLSCTHNEGTPAKPGVGAVRSVMRTAMGRAFLCTLSKQEFGKLMASAKAERPEEYEACYDRVCHNVAHYPKRGFAINEGDAGSGVHGAGVYSRIVYLNRPLLFNCALAGSQLRRGTLERRIAPMLMEMVRAVEAAAGLQR, from the coding sequence ATGAATACGCCGGTCGAACAATTCATCGCCGAGCGCCGCCTCGAGGACCCGTCCTTCGGCGGACTGCTGGCCAAGGGCTTCGCCTTGCTGCGCTGCTTCATCGACGAGCCGCAGCCGCTCGGCAACGGGGAGCTGGCGCAGCGCCTGCAGTTGCCGCGCGCCACCGTGTCGCGCATCTGCCGCACGCTGTTCGAGCTCGGCTACCTCGACTGGGATCCCAAGCTCGACAAGTACTTCGTCAGCGCCCAGGTGCTGGCGCTGGGCTACCCCTACCTGGCCGGCCTGCAGGTGCGCCACCTGGCGCGCCCGTTGATGCAGGCGCTGGCCGACCGCGTCGAGGGCGCGGTGTCGATGGGCGTGGCGCACCGGCTGGATGTCACTTACCTGCTGTCCTGCACCCACAACGAGGGCACGCCGGCCAAGCCCGGCGTGGGCGCAGTGCGCTCGGTGATGCGCACGGCCATGGGCCGCGCCTTCCTGTGCACGCTGTCCAAGCAGGAGTTCGGCAAGCTGATGGCCTCGGCCAAGGCGGAGCGGCCCGAGGAATACGAGGCCTGCTACGACCGCGTCTGCCACAACGTGGCCCATTACCCGAAACGCGGCTTCGCCATCAACGAAGGCGATGCCGGCAGCGGGGTGCATGGCGCCGGCGTCTATTCGCGCATCGTCTACCTGAACCGCCCGCTGCTGTTCAACTGCGCGCTGGCGGGCTCGCAACTGCGTCGCGGCACGCTGGAGCGGCGCATCGCGCCGATGCTGATGGAGATGGTGCGCGCGGTGGAGGCGGCCGCGGGCCTGCAGCGCTAG